The Sabethes cyaneus chromosome 3, idSabCyanKW18_F2, whole genome shotgun sequence DNA window cattgtgtatcataaaaaatgctgatattttaataatttctgttggataggacgggaatgggcaattacgacgaagcagcaacatatcctatcaaatttataacaaactttgatggaaatatcaactggagctacaattctgtaatatttttgttagattcATCTGATTGGGTCGTTTTCCAAAATAACAATTCCCGAACCGTTATCTTCAACTGCAAATTATAaggttaaattttgatagagtATGATTAGAAGACAGCGTCTATTGGTTGTCTATCATTAatgacaaaaaagcaaagcctaggtgtttTTTttacttgaccttctgtttcgaTTCGACAACttacgcagccagctgttagagtgaagTACTATTGCGGGGCAGTCTCTGCCAGCTGAGATTCGCACATTCGATGATTATAAACTTGTTAGGCCATcgtcgtacctcgaggtcaTCTGGGAGGCTTATTAACATATATTAATAACGTTGTGTTAATACATATAAGAAAATAAGACTAGTAAGCGAGTAGGCACAAAGATCAACAgaaaaacatttgcatttcatttacaaatttctttatttacatttaaaattttgctaattttcataaaacctaattaaattTCACACCTAGACACGCGGTAGATGGGCTCCTTCCGGCTGGAATCCATTTTCATCAGCAACATAATTGACGGTGTAAACCTGTCCGTCGGCACCGGTGTACGAGAACCGTCCCTGAACCACGATGGCGGCATCACTGCCGATGGTCTTCAAATGGGCCTGTTCAACGGCGGAGATTCCGTTGCTAGTTTCGTAGGCCACGTTGTAACCACCAAGGCCTCGGTGATCATTGTCGAACTTCAGAATAGTAGCGCCGCGTTCATCGACGGGGGCGGCCAAGCAGACGGCAACAACGGCAGCGAAAGCAAGCAGGAATTTCATCTTGGTTCGGTTTGGTTTAAATGGCGAGCTTTGACTTCGACGTACTGAACTGGCTAACTAGCGGACTTCTAGTGCTTGTAGCGATCGACTGAATGATAATCGGTTGCAGATGAGATGCTCTTTTATACCACGAATGCGATGAATTTCATACATTTGCCAATGCCGTTTTGCAtagaaattttgcaatatatttttTGCCGGTAGGAAATGATGTATTGCACAGAAGATTTTTGCATTTAGTTTTCGTATCAAATAAAAGGTCTTATTGCCGTCAACTTTTATGCGAAACTTCATTAGAATTAAACAAAGGGCTCAAAGAatatgtttaaaaatattttttaactgtctgtctgtctgtctgtctgtctgtctgtctgtctgtctgtctgtctgtctgtctgtctgtctgtctgtctgtctgtctgtctgtctgtctgtctgtctgtctgtctgtctgtctgtctgtctgtctgtctgtctgtctgtctgtctgtctgtctgtctgtctgtctgtctgtctgtctgtctgtctgtctgtctgtctgtctgtctgtctgtctgtctgtctgtctgtctgtctgtctgtctgtctgtctgtctgtctgtctgtctgtctgtctgtctgtctgtctgtctgtctgtctgtctgtctgtctgtctgtctgtctgtctgtctgtctgtctgtctgtctgtctgtctgtctgtctgtctgtctgtctgtctgtctgtctgtctgtctgtctgtctgtctgtctgtctgtctgtctgtctgtctgtctgtctgtctgtctgtctgtctgtctgtctgtctgtctgtctgtctgtctgtctgtctgtctgtctgtctgtctgtctgtctgtctgtctgtctgtctgtctgtctgtctgtctgtctgtctgtctgtctgtctgtctgtctgtctgtctgtctgtctgtctgtctgtctgtctgtctgtctgtctgtctgtctgtctgtctgtctgtctgtctgtctgtctgtctgtctgtctgtctgtctgtctgtctgtctgtctgtctgtctgtctgtctgtctgtctgtctgtctgtctgtctgtctgtctgtctgtctgtctgtctgtctgtctgtctgtctgtctgtctgtctgtctgtctgtctgtctgtctgtctgtctgtctgtctgtctgtctgtctgtctgtctgtctgtctgtctgtctgtctgtctgtctgtctgtctgtctgtctgtctgtctgtctgtctgtctgtctgtctgtctgtctgtctgtctgtctgtctgtctgtctgtctgtctgtctgtctgtctgtctgtctgtctgtctgtctgtctgtctgtctgtctgtctgtctgtctgtctgtctgtctgtctgtctgtctgtctgtctgtctgtctgtctgtctgtctgtctgtctgtctgtctgtctgtctgtctgtctgtctgtctgtctgtctgtctgtctgtctgtctgtctgtctgtctgtctgtctgtctgtctgtctgtctgtctgtctgtctgtctgtctgtctgtctgtctgtctgtctgtctgtctgtctgtctgtctgtctgtctgtctgtctgtctgtctgtctgtctgtctgtctgtctgtctgtctgtctgtctgtctgtctgtctgtctgtctgtctgtctgtctgtctgtctgtctgtctgtctgtctgtctgtctgtctgtctgtctgtctgtctgtctgtctgtctgtctgtctgtctgtctgtctgtctgtctgtctgtctgtctgtctgtctgtctgtctgtctgtctgtctgtctgtctgtctgtctgtctgtctgtctgtctgtctgtctgtctgtctgtctgtctgtctgtctgtctgtctgtctgtctgtctgtctgtctgtctgtctgtctgtctgtctgtctgtctgtctgtctgtctgtctgtctgtctgtctgtctgtctgtctgtctgtctgtctgtctgtctgtctgtctgtctgtctgtctgtctgtctgtctgtctgtctgtctgtctgtctgtctgtctgtctgtctgtctgtctgtctgtctgtctgtctgtctgtctgtctgtctgtctgtctgtctgtctgtctgtctgtctgtctgtctgtctgtctgtctgtctgtctgtctgtctgtctgtctgtctgtctgtctgtctgtctgtctgtctgtctgtctgtctgtctgtctgtctgtctgtctgtctgtctgtctgtctgtctgtctgtctgtctgtctgtctgtctgtctgtctgtctgtctgtctgtctgtctgtctgtctgtctgtctgtctgtctgtctgtctgtctgtctgtctgtctgtctgtctgtctgtctgtctgtctgtctgtctgtctgtctgtctgtctgtctgtctgtctgtctgtctgtctgtctgtctgtctgtctgtctgtctgtctgtctgtctgtctgtctgtctgtctgtctgtctgtctgtctgtctgtctgtctgtctgtctgtctgtctgtctgtctgtctgtctgtctgtctgtctgtctgtctgtctgtctgtctgtctgtctgtctgtctgtctgtctgtctgtctgtctgtctgtctgtctgtctgtctgtctgtctgtctgtctgtctgtctgtctgtctgtctgtctgtctgtctgtctgtctgtctgtctgtctgtctgtctgtctgtctgtctgtctgtctgtctgtctgtctgtctgtctgtctgtctgtctgtctgtctgtctgtctgtctgtctgtctgtctgtctgtctgtctgtctgtctgtctgtctgtctgtctgtctgtctgtctgtctgtctgtctgtctgtctgtctgtctgtctgtctgtctgtctgtctgtctgtctgtctgtctgtctgtctgtctgtctgtctgtctgtctgtctgtctgtctgtctgtctgtctgtctgtctgtctgtctgtctgtctgtctgtctgtctgtctgtctgtctgtctgtctgtctgtctgtctgtctgtctgtctgtctgtctgtctgtctgtctgtctgtctgtctgtctgtctgtctgtctgtctgtctgtctgtctgtctgtctgtctgtctgtctgtctgtctgtctgtctgtctgtctgtctgtctgtctgtctgtctgtctgtctgtctgtctgtctgtctgtctgtctgtctgtctgtctgtctgtctgtctgtctgtctgtctgtctgtctgtctgtctgtctgtctgtctgtctgtctgtctgtctgtctgtctgtctgtctgtctgtctgtctgtctgtctgtctgtctgtctgtctgtctgtctgtctgtctgtctgtctgtctgtctgtctgtctgtctgtctgtctgtctgtctgtctgtctgtctgtctgtctgtctgtctgtctgtctgtctgtctgtctgtctgtctgtctgtctgtctgtctgtctgtctgtctgtctgtctgtctgtctgtctgtctgtctgtctgtctgtctgtctgtctgtctgtctgtctgtctgtctgtctgtctgtctgtctgtctgtctgtctgtctgtctgtctgtctgtctgtctgtctgtctgtctgtctgtctgtctgtctgtctgtctgtctgtctgtctgtctgtctgtctgtctgtctgtctgtctgtctgtctgtctgtctgtctgtctgtctgtctgtctgtctgtctgtctgtctgtctgtctgtctgtctgtctgtctgtctgtctgtctgtctgtctgtctgtctgtctgtctgtctgtctgtctgtctgtctgtctgtctgtctgtctgtctgtctgtctgtctgtctgtctgtctgtctgtctgtctgtctgtctgtctgtctgtctgtctgtctgtctgtctgtctgtctgtctgtctgtctgtctgtctgtctgtctgtctgtctgtctgtctgtctgtctgtctgtctgtcatgcTCCGGATCCGGTTGCGCTAGGGGAAATAGTCAGTATCaaatatgaacaaaaactcataatacgacacctcaaatcacactaaaactcTAAAAACAGGTACA harbors:
- the LOC128743090 gene encoding endocuticle structural glycoprotein SgAbd-5-like, whose product is MKFLLAFAAVVAVCLAAPVDERGATILKFDNDHRGLGGYNVAYETSNGISAVEQAHLKTIGSDAAIVVQGRFSYTGADGQVYTVNYVADENGFQPEGAHLPRV